The following coding sequences lie in one Arachis ipaensis cultivar K30076 chromosome B05, Araip1.1, whole genome shotgun sequence genomic window:
- the LOC107641349 gene encoding probable phospholipid-transporting ATPase 8: MPEGIITKKRIHFSKLYSFSCLKSSFGDGHSQIGQRGYSRIVYCNDPDNPDAIQQNYRGNYVSTTKYTAFNFIPKSLFEQFRRVANIYFLVVACVSFSPLAPYTALSIVAPLLLVIGATMAKEAVEDWRRRKQDIEANNRKVLVYGKNYTFVETRWKKLRVGDIVKVCKXXXXXXXXXXXXXXXXXXXXXXXXYGDGVCYVETMNLDGETNLKLKHALDATSHLQDEKPIQRFRAMVKCEDPNENLYSFIGNLHYEGKEYPLSLQQILLRDSKLKNTDHIFGVVIFTGHDTKVMQNSTDPPSKRSKIERKMDKIIYILFSTLIFISFIGSVYFGVETKRDTSGRRYRRWYVRPDSTTVFYDPRSATLSALLHFLTALMLFGYLIPISLYVSIELVKVLQSVFINRDQEMYYEEMDRPARARTSNLNEELGQVDTILSDKTGTLTCNSMEFVKCSIGGIRYGRGMTEVEKALARRGKNVESQVDEASCDFSGQDSDVEDSRPPVKGFNFRDERIMNGKWVNEPQSDIIQKFFRVLAICHTAIPDVDQGSGEISYEAESPDEAAFVIAAKELGFELFARTQTSISLHELNYKTGKKVDRVYQLLHVLEFSSSRKRMSVIVRNEENQLLLLCKGADSVMFERLSEKGRQYEAETKEHIKQYAEAGLRTLVITYRELDEEEYKLWEVEFSKAKTSVGADRDALVDAAADKMERNLILLGSTAVEDRLQKGVPECIERLAKAGIKLWVLTGDKMETAVNIGYACGLLRQDMKQIVITLDSPNIIALEKQGDKDALKKESLESIKKQIGEGIKQIKFVKESTSTDKESSSSFGLIIDGKSLDYSLNKNLENSFFELATSCASVICCRSSPKQKARVTKMVKLGTGQTTLSIGDGANDVGMLQEADIGVGINGAEGMQAVMASDFAIAQFRFLERLLLVHGHWCYRRISMMICYFFYKNIAFGFTLFWFEAYASFSGQAAYNDWYMSFYNVFFTSLPVIALGVFDQDVSAKLCLKYPFLYLEGVEDTLFSWPRIIGWMVNGVLSSLAIFFLTANSVMTQAFRRDGQVVDFEILGVTMYTCVVWTVNCQMALSINYFTWIQHFFIWGSIAFWYVFVLVYGYLSPEISTTAHMVFVEACAPSLLYWLVTLLVVVCALLPYFCYRSFQSRFLPMYHDIIQRKQVEGSDIEICDEVPKQVHGKLIHLRERLKQREL; encoded by the exons atgCCTGAAGGGATCATCACAAAAAAGAGGATACATTTCAGCAAACTATATTCATTTTCTTGTTTGAAATCTTCATTTGGAGATGGGCATTCCCAAATTGGTCAGAGAGGGTACTCAAGGATTGTGTATTGCAATGATCCTGATAACCCTGATGCAATTCAGCAGAATTATAGAGGGAACTATGTGTCAACCACAAAGTACACAGCTTTTAATTTCATCCCCAAGTCCCTTTTTGAACAGTTTAGGAGGGTTGCAAATATATATTTTCTTGTTGTTGCTTGTGTTTCATTTAGTCCATTGGCACCTTATACAGCTCTCAGTATTGTTGCACCATTGTTGCTTGTCATTGGAGCTACTATGGCCAAGGAAGCTGTGGAAGATTGGAGGAGGAGAAAGCAg GATATAGAGGCAAACAACCGAAAGGTTCTGGTATATGGTAAAAATTATACATTTGTGGAGACTAGATGGAAAAAACTCCGAGTTGGTGATATTGTTAAGGTGTGTAAGGANNNNNNNNNNNNNNNNNNNNNNNNNNNNNNNNNNNNNNNNNNNNNNNNNNNNNNNNNNNNNNNNNNNNGCTACGGAGACGGGGTTTGCTATGTCGAGACAATGAATCTCGATGGAGAAACTAATCTAAAGTTAAAGCACGCCTTGGATGCAACGTCTCATCTTCAAGATGAAAAACCTATCCAGAGGTTCAGGGCTATGGTTAAATGTGAGGATCCTAATGAAAACTTATACTCATTTATTGGAAACTTGCACTATGAGGGTAAAGAATATCCTCTTTCCTTGCAGCAGATCCTTTTAAGAGACTCTAAGCTGAAGAACACTGATCATATCTTTGGTGTTGTAATCTTCACCGGCCACGATACAAAAGTGATGCAGAATTCCACTGATCCTCCATCCAAGAGAAGCAAAATTGAGAGAAAAATGGATAAGATTATATACATCCTCTTCAGTACCTTGATTTTCATATCCTTTATTGGTTCTGTCTATTTTGGTGTTGAGACTAAAAGGGATACCAGCGGTCGCAGGTATCGAAGATGGTATGTTCGTCCCGACAGTACAACGGTCTTTTATGATCCGAGAAGTGCTACACTTTCTGCTCTTCTCCACTTTTTAACTGCTCTTATGTTGTTTGGATATCTTATTCCTATATCACTTTATGTGTCCATAGAACTTGTGAAAGTTCTTCAGAGTGTTTTCATCAACCGAGATCAGGAAATGTATTATGAGGAAATGGATAGGCCGGCTCGTGCTCGCACCTCTAATTTGAATGAGGAACTTGGTCAGGTTGATACTATATTATCTGACAAAACCGGTACTTTGACATGTAACTCGATGGAGTTTGTCAAATGTTCCATAGGAGGCATTCGATATGGCCGAGGTATGACAGAAGTGGAGAAGGCACTTGCAAGGAGAGGGAAAAATGTGGAGTCTCAAGTTGATGAAGCATCATGCGATTTTTCGGGCCAGGATAGTGACGTGGAGGACTCTCGGCCGCCAGTTAAGGGCTTTAACTTTAGAGATGAACGAATAATGAATGGGAAATGGGTTAATGAACCACAATCAGACATCATACAGAAGTTCTTTCGAGTTTTAGCTATTTGTCATACTGCTATTCCAGATGTAGATCAAGGGTCAGGAGAAATTTCTTATGAAGCTGAGTCACCAGATGAGGCGGCTTTTGTCATAGCTGCGAAGGAACTTGGTTTCGAGCTTTTCGCTAGGACACAAACAAGCATATCATTGCATGAATTAAACTACAAAACTGGAAAAAAGGTTGACAG AGTGTACCAGCTTCTGCATGTCCTAGAGTTCAGCAGTTCCCGCAAGAGAATGTCGGTGATAGTGAGGAATGAGGAAAATCAGTTGTTGCTCTTATGCAAGGGTGCAGACAG TGTAATGTTTGAAAGGCTGTCTGAAAAAGGAAGACAATATGAGGCCGAAACCAAAGAACATATCAAACAGTATGCCGAAGCAGGCTTAAGAACTCTGGTAATCACATACCGTGAACTTGATGAAGAAGAATATAAGTTATGGGAAGTAGAGTTTTCAAAGGCCAAAACATCTGTTGGAGCAGACCGAGATGCATTGGTCGATGCCGCTGCTGATAAGATGGAAAGAAATTTGATACTTCTTGGGTCTACAGCAGTTGAGGATAGACTGCAAAAGGGC GTTCCTGAATGTATTGAAAGGCTTGCTAAGGCAGGAATCAAGTTATGGGTGTTGACTGGGGACAAGATGGAAACAGCAGTCAATATAGG ATATGCCTGCGGGTTACTTAGGCAAGACATGAAGCAGATAGTGATCACTCTTGATTCACCTAATATTATAGCACTTGAAAAGCAAGGGGATAAGGATGCTCTTAAAAAG GAATCTCTTGAAAGCATTAAGAAGCAAATTGGAGAGGGAATAAAGCAAATCAAGTTTGTGAAAGAGAGTACTAGTACAGATAAAGAGAGTTCTTCTTCATTCGGATTGATAATTGATGGGAAGTCTTTGGATTATTCGCTTAACAAGAACTTGGAGAATTCCTTCTTTGAGTTGGCAACTAGTTGTGCTTCCGTCATATGTTGCCGATCATCACCCAAACAGAAAGCTCGT GTTACAAAAATGGTAAAATTAGGAACTGGGCAGACAACATTATCCATCGGCGACGGGGCAAATGATGTCGGCATGCTTCAGGAGGCTGATATTGGAGTTGGCATTAATGGTGCTGAAGGGATGCAG GCTGTAATGGCAAGTGATTTTGCAATAGCCCAATTCCGTTTTCTGGAGCGTTTGTTGTTGGTGCATGGCCACTGGTGTTATAGGCGAATATCAATGATG ATATGCTATTTCTTCTATAAAAATATTGCATTTGGATTCACCTTATTTTGGTTCGAGGCGTATGCTTCGTTCTCCGGCCAAGCTGCGTACAATGATTGGTACATGTCATTCTACAATGTCTTCTTCACTTCACTTCCAGTTATTGCTCTCGGTGTTTTCGATCAAGATGTTTCTGCTAAACTTTGCTTAAAG TATCCTTTTCTATATCTAGAGGGAGTAGAGGACACCCTCTTCAGCTGGCCGCGCATTATCGGCTGGATGGTTAACGGAGTCCTTAGCTCCTTAGCCATATTCTTCTTGACTGCAAACTCTGTCATGACTCAGGCCTTCAGAAGGGATGGTCAAGTGGTCGATTTCGAGATACTCGGCGTCACGATGTACACGTGTGTAGTGTGGACCGTGAATTGCCAAATGGCGCTTTCCATCAATTACTTCACTTGGATCCAGCATTTTTTCATCTGGGGCAGCATTGCATTCTGGTACGTATTCGTGCTGGTTTACGGCTACCTCTCGCCGGAAATATCGACGACGGCTCACATGGTGTTTGTGGAAGCTTGTGCTCCAAGTTTGCTATATTGGCTAGTTACCCTTTTGGTGGTTGTGTGTGCTCTTCTACCTTATTTTTGCTATAGATCATTCCAAAGTAGGTTTCTACCAATGTATCATGATATTATTCAGAGAAAACAAGTTGAAGGTTCTGATATTGAGATATGTGATGAGGTTCCTAAACAAGTCCATGGAAAACTAATACATCTAAGAGAGAGATTGAAGCAAAGGGAACTATGA